The Solenopsis invicta isolate M01_SB chromosome 3, UNIL_Sinv_3.0, whole genome shotgun sequence region aataatttttccagtaagttagaaattgtaaaaataattatttcagcactaaaagcacaacaaatttttaattaaagaagcCTATACGGTTATCTTGTTGcttgaaataatattacttaattattattaagatggAATTCAAtacacaaacaaaattaaaaataatttaaacacttatttatttatacaagaaGGAAAATGTTGGTACAAAACTGTTTTGTTAGTATCACATTTAGTACATTGGAAGTTTTTGCTTAAAATAccttaagaataaataaaagcaaatatatattttatgtactagACACGAAAATCGTAGACACAAAAATCTAGTACATATTCTAGAATACAGTTCATTGGTATCATATTTCATcttaaaaaacaaattctttggtGTCATATttcatcttaaaatttaatgaatcttattttaacaaaacaaaataactcttattattatattatgaaattaaagaataaccccagataacatttcttgCGCGCAAAatttgcgcgtcttatgcatgtaaactacgcggtttgcgtgagttttgcccgCAAGTTGGTTAAGCTCATTTATTGTCCAATACACCAGCAAATCACATGCAAATGGATACCATTTGCATGTGATTTGCTGGTGTATCGGACAATTATATTTGCTCGTAAGTTGCTTGCAtccaaataacattttttgcgcgcaaaggttgcgcgtcttatgcataTAAACTATGTACGcggttttgtttattttttattttttaaggcactagaaaaaagatatccccattgtaccccactcttccctactcctttgttcattacattctaaagatgacccgattaataagaaaatgacaaagagctcaaataataaaatagcttgtatctttgaagatattagtttcaggacccatgttaattagaccttttctttttgttttgatcaatactacttgctatcaaaatatgtaacccttttttctgacaccctatatatatatatatattgttcgCATTCTTATTGTCTACTCTGTAAATCTAGCCTAGATGGCTGTACCTGCCGGCCGAGTTTCCGCTGCCCGGTGGATCGAGGAGCTGGAGCGGGGATTTGGCAGGCAGGGGTAAGGACGAGGCGCGGCTTGCCGGATTGGGAAGCGCGCGCCTGCCCGCTTTTGTAGTTTCGTCGCGAGAGAACCGAGTGCTCATTAAAAACGAATCTGTGTTTTCTAAACCGagacttttcttttctttgttcgCCTACTCCGACCACTGACTCTGTGGAAAGGCTCCAAGTTGCTTAATAGGGCAACCGAGCTGAAGAacatttggtccttcgagccggatcctTCCGATCCTTAAAGTTACGGAGCAGCGCGAGTTCGCCGGTGATTCGCGATCATTGTACGAGCCGCGTGGCCGCTATCGTCGGAGTTGGGGCGATCTTGGTCGCATCGCGCTTCACGGCGGACCTTTTTAATAAACTGGTGAGTGCGGTGGACAGAGTTTGCCTGCTGGAGGCTTACTGCGTGGACATTAATCGGTAAGTGCGATCTTGTCGCACCAGTGACCAGTGATTATCACGCGCCTTACTCGCGTTGATCACGCGCTctgtctatctctctctctctcgcgctctcgcgtGCGCCGACAGTGGCACAATCACGCGTCTTACTCGCGTCAATCACGCGCCctgtctatctctctctttctcgctctctcgtGCTCGCAGCTAATGGCATACTCGCGCGTCTTACACGCGCTGATCACGCGCTCGCTATATTTTCCTTGCTCGCGGTCTATGAGATGCTCCTGCGGGTTGCACGCCTCTAATCACGCGCTCTTTCCCTCGCTCTTGTAGGCTGCCGGGAACGCGTATCCCGGATTCGCCTTGCACTGCGTGTCTGGCACGCGCGCGACGCGTGACACGGGGTACGATTCCCGCGGAAACTATAACGGGCGTCCCAAAAGTGCGCGATACACTGCTCCGTCTCTTTGCATCCCTGCTACTAAGTGTGACCGCGTATTCAATTGGAGCTCGGCATGGCTACTTTGGAGACACTAGTCAAACAACAAACCACGCAGGCCGGCTATATCTCTCGTATGTGGACGAATATGCAGAAACTTGGCCAGGCGAAAATTGATCAACACGAAATTAAGTCGCGCTTGACGCGACTTGACAATTACTGGGAGCAGTTTCAAGAGCGACACTTTGAGCTGATCGCTCTCGAGGGTTTCGAGGCGAGCGCATATAATAAGAGCGATGTCTTCACCACCACTGAAGAAAGTTATTTCTCCGTGCGAGCTCAGTTTCTGACAGCCCTATCTAAGAAACAAACGTCGGAGCGGAGGACCGATGAATCGGAAGCTGGTACGCAGCCCCTTCTGAAACAACTGCATCTTCCGAAACTCGATCTTCCAAAGTTCTCGGACGATCAACTCGCATAGGAGGATTTCCGCGACCTCTTCAGCTCGCTCCTGCATAATGTGCCGGATATCCCCGCGGTGCAGAAATTGCAACATCTGAGAAGCTGTCTCTCTGGGGAggcagcggcggtggtggcgaaGGCTCCAGTAACCGATGCCGCCTATGAGGGAGCGTGGAGCGATCTGGTCGCTCGGTATGATAATCGGCGCATTCTACTTTTCAGTCACATGCGTAACTTGCTGTCTTGCCCGGGTCTGTCTAAGGCGTCACCGGCAGAACTTAAACGCTTGCTCGGAGTTGTAACGCAATCGATTCGAGCTTTCGCCTCGTTAGAGCGTCCCGTCGACAAGTGGGATGATTGGTTCGTGCACTTGCTCGTAACCAAGATGGACTCCCAGACACGTCTTCAGTGGGAGACCTCGCTGGGAAATTCGCGCAATTTTCCTTCCTTCCAGCAACTAAGAGACTGGAAAATCGCATCCGAGCTCTGGAGGTGGCAAACCCGGATGTCTGCCCTACTCAGGCCGCGTCCGCGTCGGGATCCAGGGCTATCAAACCTGCGCGTGTCTCTGCGAATGCGGCTTCCACTTTTAAGCCAAAGCCGGACGGAAAGTGTCCACTCTGCAAAGAGAATCATCTGCTCTCCTACTGCGCCAAATACAAGGGCATGACCGTGGCTAACCGGGGTGAGTTGGCCAAGAAATTTAACTTGTGCCTCAGCTGCCTACGCACGGGGCATCGAGTAAATGCGTGCGCGGCAACAGGTCGATGTCTGGTCTGTTCCGGTAAGCATCACACATCGCTACATGGCTTTACATTTCAGCACGTTGCAAACCTCGAGTCGTCGGAGGGAGGTGACATCGGCACGGTGACGAGTAGCACTGCGACTACGAGTGTCGCTGCTTTAGCGACGCCGACTGCGCCCACGGTTCTCCTGAAGACGGCTATGGTCACCTTGCTCAGTGACTCGGGGCACGCGATCAAGGTCCGAGCACTCCTGGACTCGGGTGCACAGTCAACCTTCGTGACGGAGTGGGTTGCGCAGCAGTTGCACGCCAGTCGACGGCGAGTGAACGTGACAGTTCTGGGTCTCCAGGAGGCTCACATGGGCGTGGTTTCTTCTTCCTGCAGGCTCACTGTGAGCTCTCCTCATAAGCCGAGCTTGCGCCTTCCAACCGAAGCTCTGGTGCTTCGAAGCTTGATAAGTTTATTGCCGCCGGAGCGCGTGAGGACGACGTCTTGGCCGCATCTCAGCGGGTTGGAGCTGGCGGATCCAGCCTACGACGTCCCGGCCCCGGTCGGTGCCGTGCTCGGCTCGGACGTCTATGATCTGGTGATGGAACCGGCCCTGCGTCATGGACCACCGGGCTCTCCCTCTGCGCAGCTCACTGCGTTTGGTTGGGTACTGTCCGGGCTGGCTTCGGTTGACCGTGGGATGACGACCGCACATTACATTTCGGTTAACTTTGCGCGAACCAACGAGGATCTCTCTCGCGCAGTTCAGCGCCTGTGGGAGTTAGAGGAGGTTAGCTCTCAGTCGCCTCTGACTCCTGACGAGATTTGGGCGGAGCAACAATTTCGCGAGACGCATTCTAGGAATCCAGACGGACGCTACATCGTCCGCCTACCAaggagaagagaagaagaagtCAAACTCGGCAATTCACGTCGAGCCGCGATGACCATACTCTTGAATTCCGAGCGCAGACTAGGCACGAAAGCGGAGCTCCGTAAACGCTACGCCGACTTTATGGTCGAGTATCTAGCACTTGGCCACATGGACTTGGTGAGTCCTGAAGCTCTCACTGCACGGGAGTCGTATTATCTGCCGCATCACGCGGTATTTAAGGCAGGAGACTCCTCCAATAAGATTCGGGTCGTTTTTAACGGGTCATTTCGTACTACGTCGGGCTTTTCGTTAAACGACGCACTTCTGCCAGGGCCACGTCTTCAGTCGGATCTGTGGACCGTCTTAACGAGATAGCGACTTTTCCGCGTCGGATTCATGGCCGACATCGTTAAGATGTTTCGGCAGATCCGAATCCACCCAGATGACGCTGACCTCCAGCGTATCTTATGGCGGGCGGACCCGTCTGAGGAAGTCCGCGACTATCGTCTTACCACAGTCACCTATGGAACGGCTTCGGCGCCGTTCTTGGCCTTGCGGACACTACGGCAGCTGGCTCAGGACGAATCATCCCGGTTTCCGAGGGGATCGGAAGCTCTCGGTCGCCACTCCTATGTGGATGACATTCTTGCAGGTGGTGACTCTCCCAATGAGGCCAGGGACGTCCAGGAGCAATTGGCTGCGCTCTTGCGCGCAGGGGGGTTCGCTTTGAGCAAGTGGGCCTCCAATTGGAGGAATCTGTGCCCTCGCTCGGATCAAGAAGAGAGATTGTTCTCTACTGAGGAGGCGGTGGGCGCCCTAGGCGTCATCTGGAACCCTCAGACTGACACTCTCGCCTTGAGAGTGTCCCCGCTTGGAGACACACGCTCTGAGGTACCATTGGCCATGACCAATCGAGGAGCACTTTCGGAAGTGGCCAAGCTCTTTGACCCTCTTGGATGGGCGGCACCGGTCCTCGTGTTTGCCAAGATTTTTCTTCAGGATTTATGGCTGACTGGATGTGGCTGGGATGATCCACTGCCCACGGAGCTGACACAGTCGTGGCAGACCTTCCGAGCGTCTCTGCAACAATTGGAGGACGTGCGCTTGCCTCGTTGGGTCAAGCGCGGCTCAGACACGGTCACCCTGGAGCTTCATAGCTTTTCCGATGCTTCGGAGCGAGCCTATGCCGCTGCCGTCTATTTGCGAGCAGTGCAGAAGTCGGGCGTTGCGACACACCTATTGGTGGCGCGAACTAAGGTCGCCCCGATAAAAACTCAGAGCATCCCACGCCTTGAGTTGTGCGGGGCTCTACTGCTGGCGAGACTACTCGCCCGTACCGCCGGGGATCTTAGTCTCCCGGTAACGTCGATCTGTGCCTGGACGGACGCGCAGGTGGTCCTCAGCTGGCTGAAGTCCCACGCTTCAAGGTGGAAGCCATTTGTAGCCAACCGAGTGGCTGAAGTCCAGAGCCTTCTACCGATCGACCAATGGAACTACATCCCAACGTCGCTCAATCCAGCGGATGCCGCGACGAGAGGGGTCTGCCCAGTGGAATTGCTGACTATGAACTTGTGGTGGCATGGGCCGCCCTGGCTCAGCCAGCCCCGTAACACCTGGCCCGTCCAAAGCGAACCCGTCGGCGCTGCCTTCCGAGACGAAGAGCGGCGAGTAGCTGTACACGAGGCTCACACTCTCCCGGAGGAGACCTTCGTGGAAAGGTTTTCATCTCTGACTAAGCTTCTTCGAATAACTGCTTACTGTTTTAGATTCTATCACCATGCGTCGGGACGAGAGCTTTCCCGAAATGGTTATCTTACTGCGGACGAGCTGCACTTTGGCCGCTGTGCGTTGGTGAGAATGGTCCAGGAACGGGCGTTCGAGAGTGAGCTTACTGCGCTGAGAGGCGACCGCCCTGTAGCGCGTCGATCTCCATTGCGTGGTCTTCACCCTCTCCTTGATGAGACAGGGCTGCTGCGCGTGGGAGGAAGGCTTCAAGCGGCTCTAATACCGCAGACGGAGCGGCATTCGTTGCTTCTCCCAAGGTCCGGACACTTCACGATGCTGGTGATCAGACACGCGCATTTGGCTACCCTTCATGGAGGCCCTCAGCTGATGAGGGGCTACTTGATGCGCCACTTCTGGATCTTGGGCGGCGCCTCGCGAATCCGGATAATCGCGCGGCAGTGCGTACGCTGTGCGCGCTATAGAGCTGCAACAGGTCAACAGCGCATGGGCCAGTTACCGATGGAGAGGGTGCGTCCGTCGCGTCCTTTCCTCTCGTCTGGCGTGGATTACGCTGGACCGCTTCGTATACGAACCTCCAAGGGGCGAGGTCACAAGGCAACAAAGGGCTACATATGCCTTTTTATTTGCCTTGTCACGAAGGCTATCCACTTGGAAGCGGTAACGGATCTTACGACCCATGCATTCATTGCGGCTTTCCGCCGCTTTATCTGTCGCCGAGGTCGATGTGCCTCGCTCCTCAGCGACAACGGCACCAACTTCCATGGTGCGGATGCGAAACTGAAAGGGATGTTCCATAAAGCCTCCAAATTTCATCGCGAGGTCGGTGCTTGTCTCGCGAATGACGGGACGAACTGGACATTTATTCCTCCTCGCGCCCCTCATTTTGGCGACCTGTGGGAGGCTGGCGTGCGCTCCACCAAGTACCATCTGCGTCGCCTCATAGGGGATCACCCTCACTTTCGAGGAGCTGGCCACTTTGCTGTGCCAAATTGAGGCTTGCCTCAATTCGAGGCCACTGAGCTCCGATCCACAGGATCTCACGGCCCTTCCGCCGGGGCATTTTTTGGTTGGCGAACCGCTTACCAACCTGCCCGAGCCGGCTCCACCCGAGGCTGCATCCAGCTTGCTAAATCGTTGGCGGTTGGTTTCAGCGTTACGGACTCATTTTTGGCAGAGATGGGCCAAGGAGTATCTTCATCATCTGCAGCAGTCTACCAAATGGCACACTGGCCGACGCAACTTTGCCATCGGAGACCTTGTCCTGATCAAAAACGAAGTGTTGCCCCCGGCTAAGTGGCCCCTGGGACGTGTCACGGCGGTGAGCCCGGGACCGGATGGACTCGTACGGGTGGTCACCGTAAGGACGGCCTCCGCCGCTGACGCGCCCGGTCACCAAACTGTGTCTGTTACGCCCTGAGGCGACGGAGGATCTACGTCCCGCGCAGGACTACGCCGAGGACGTCGCCAGGGCTCCCGCCAACTAATACTTAAGCCATAGAAGGGACTGCCGCTTCACGGAGTTCCGCCGGCAGGGTCCTACGAGCATTGCGTCCGTTTCGTCAACTTGACGAGGCGGGCGGAATGTTCGCATTCTTATTGTCTACTCTGTAAATCTAGCCTAGATGGCTGTACTTGCCGGCCGAGTTCCCGCTGCCCGGTGGATCGAGGAGCTGGAGCGGGGATTCGGCAGGCAGGTGTAAGGACGAGGCGCGGCTTGCCGGATTGGGAAGCGCGCGCCTGCCCGCTTTTGTAGTTTCGTCGCGAGAGTCTGGTGCTCGAACGAGTGGTTCGAGCGAGCTCCaatttctggtcaattttacttaacgacaactgcaatatgtaaataaaaataaacgacttttatttatatgaaagaaactctaatatatattttcatgcaacagtcaaaataaattataaatatcttatataaatcaatGCTTGCCATAACGTAATATAAAACGTGATTACACCTGTTAAAGATAGAtacagaatataatttatttacaatttatgttactttttttgcaaagctggaaataacttttttttatttttgtttcttttgtcttttttttatcattttgaacTGTATTGTTTTTGATGTATTTCTCTAACTCGTATATAGTACGAGAGTTCATACCAAACATTGTAATACTTCATCGGAAATGCATTGACATTATTCGGTATTTTCTTTGACAAGTGTAATCACtttttgtattacataattCTCTTGAAAAAAGTAGTCATCATGAAACTTTGTAAAgcatttttcaagaattttattaacatgAATTAATTCAGGGATACGTACATTGGGCACCCGTTAAAGACATATTGATATGTATCAGGTaccagagaaaaggacacaatgCACATTTATAGTAAGGTGTGATaaagatgcaatcaaaacagttgtagCAACCTGAAatcatcaaacatttagtttttcgcaGTTAGCAGGACAAGGTTTTCGCGACACTCGacgcgaaaaaggggcgtggtttctGAGTTTCGCGCATACCATTCCTACTTCCACTATGCTCGAAACTCGAGACACCTTCGCGACTTTGTGTTACGCTGCTTCGCAGATCTTGCTTTCGCCGGTTCAAACTCCAAAATCTTGTTGATGTGTGACTCTGATAAAAGCACGAAAATGGATAAACAACGGCGGGCGTACACACGAAAAtgtaagtacattttattataacaaaattagtcGCAGTGTAAAATTGAGACACGTGGTAGAGCAGAGCGTGCTTGAATCATGTGATTTTTGAGCACCGAATATTGCCGAACAATCTTTAGGGTGAAGAAGCACTTTTCTGTTTTATGAGACCAAACgcaatttatacttttattctttttttttcagttaaaaGTGAACCGGCGATAAAAGCAAGGCAAACATCGACActaccgccgcgccgccgccgccgccaacgCCGACCCTGCCATCGCAGTCGTCGACGTCGATCCTTCCGCCTCCGTCGACGTCGACCCTGCCACCGCAGCCGTCGACGTCGACCTTGCCGCCTTCGCAGCCGTTGACGTCGACCCTGCCGCCTCCGCCACCGCCGACGTCGACCCTGCCACCGCAGCCGTCGACGTCGACCCTGCCGtagccgacgccgacgccgccgcACTGTGGGGCGAATACATTAAAAACCGGATATtggacaaaaaattaaagatgcacaaattcgaattttgattgtttttttcgTTAATATATATCAtgaactataaataaatatatttataattaatttaccctttcttttttctttaaaataatccgATAAAGTGtgacatttttgttaatattggaATTCTAGTAATTCAATAGATTACTTTCTAAACCCTCTACAGAAAACATAATTGCCAATATAacttaaatgtttattagaatttgtttattggggttcaaaaaatatatttatcttagttttatatcatttgagtactattatatattaataaatatatataacattcgatagataaaaaaaattctttcttcaatatttaaaaatgaataaagtttTTGGAATGGGATGGAATGAGATGAATTTTATACTATTTGATAGGGCAAAGCATCTAGTTTTTTTACTTGTTTGGTTAATATCCCCATTCGTCCCCCTTTCATGGAAAAATGGACATCAAAGTTCACTCGATTTGGTCAAACATCTTCCACTTAGCCATTCTCTTAGCCATATTCCAATAATTCATTTTCACGAATCAGTAATTTGTGAACTAACACATATAATACTATgaatacatacacacacgaacacgcacacgcacatgcatACGTACacgcatacgcgcgcgcgcgtacacgcacacacacgcacgcacgcacgcacacgcacacacgcacgcacgcacgcacgcacacatgcacacatgcacacacacacacacacacacacacacacacacacacacacacacacacacacacacacacacacacacacacacacacacatacacacacattttaAACGTCACATGGTCGCGACATTCGGTGCTACCAATTGTTTGTAACCGgccatagacataggatctgtAGGCTGAGTGATCCCCAGATTTTTGAGGAGTGGGAGTAATGCTCGGGTAGAAAAAGACAAAAGACGCACTGGGTCTGTGATCGTGCGTTGTCTGCGAGTCCCCTCATCTGTTACTCCCACTTCTTGATGGTTCAGTCCTATGCCTATGTAACCGGCTAGCGGCTGAACTGTTTTGATTCCGAGTGCAAGAGTTACCGAAGGTACTTAAGACAGCgcttttgaagaaataaatattatttctcctAAAATGGAAAATTTCCGAACAAATCGtgatctttttaattatttgcgtGAAAACCATCTGGATTTATCAGATTTCGAAGCTTTAGCAAGCGAAATAACAACATCTTTTAACACTAAGTTACCCAAATGCGCATCGGAagcattaaaatgaaaaatttccaATTTCACGAAGACCTTGAAATCAAAATGGTTATCTAGTCGTTACGATTACAATAAATTcattacaaagaataaaaattggtTAGATTGCGAATTTTCTTTTCCGAACGAAATACAGAATT contains the following coding sequences:
- the LOC113005229 gene encoding uncharacterized protein LOC113005229 is translated as MPPMRERGAIWSLATKRLENRIRALEVANPDVCPTQAASASGSRAIKPARVSANAASTFKPKPDGKCPLCKENHLLSYCAKYKGMTVANRGELAKKFNLCLSCLRTGHRVNACAATGRCLVCSGKHHTSLHGFTFQHVANLESSEGGDIGTVTSSTATTSVAALATPTAPTVLLKTAMVTLLSDSGHAIKVRALLDSGAQSTFVTEWVAQQLHASRRRVNVTVLGLQEAHMGVVSSSCRLTVSSPHKPSLRLPTEALVLRSLISLLPPERVRTTSWPHLSGLELADPAYDVPAPVGAVLGSDVYDLVMEPALRHGPPGSPSAQLTAFGWVLSGLASVDRGMTTAHYISVNFARTNEDLSRAVQRLWELEEVSSQSPLTPDEIWAEQQFRETHSRNPDGRYIVRLPRRREEEVKLGNSRRAAMTILLNSERRLGTKAELRKRYADFMVEYLALGHMDLVSPEALTARESYYLPHHAVFKAGDSSNKIRVVFNGSFRTTSGFSLNDALLPGPRLQSDLWTVLTR
- the LOC120357359 gene encoding uncharacterized protein LOC120357359, yielding MADIVKMFRQIRIHPDDADLQRILWRADPSEEVRDYRLTTVTYGTASAPFLALRTLRQLAQDESSRFPRGSEALGRHSYVDDILAGGDSPNEARDVQEQLAALLRAGGFALSKWASNWRNLCPRSDQEERLFSTEEAVGALGVIWNPQTDTLALRVSPLGDTRSEVPLAMTNRGALSEVAKLFDPLGWAAPVLVFAKIFLQDLWLTGCGWDDPLPTELTQSWQTFRASLQQLEDVRLPRWVKRGSDTVTLELHSFSDASERAYAAAVYLRAVQKSGVATHLLVARTKVAPIKTQSIPRLELCGALLLARLLARTAGDLSLPVTSICAWTDAQVVLSWLKSHASRWKPFVANRVAEVQSLLPIDQWNYIPTSLNPADAATRGVCPVELLTMNLWWHGPPWLSQPRNTWPVQSEPVGAAFRDEERRVAVHEAHTLPEETFVERFSSLTKLLRITAYCFRFYHHASGRELSRNGYLTADELHFGRCALVRMVQERAFESELTALRGDRPVARRSPLRGLHPLLDETGLLRVGGRLQAALIPQTERHSLLLPRSGHFTMLVIRHAHLATLHGGPQLMRGYLMRHFWILGGASRIRIIARQCVRCARYRAATGQQRMGQLPMERVRPSRPFLSSGVDYAGPLRIRTSKGRGHKATKGYICLFICLVTKAIHLEAVTDLTTHAFIAAFRRFICRRGRCASLLSDNGTNFHGADAKLKGMFHKASKFHREGITLTFEELATLLCQIEACLNSRPLSSDPQDLTALPPGHFLVGEPLTNLPEPAPPEAASSLLNRWRLVSALRTHFWQRWAKEYLHHLQQSTKWHTGRRNFAIGDLVLIKNEVLPPAKWPLGRVTAVSPGPDGLVRVVTVRTASAADAPGHQTVSVTP